A genome region from Rhinopithecus roxellana isolate Shanxi Qingling chromosome 10, ASM756505v1, whole genome shotgun sequence includes the following:
- the LOC115899912 gene encoding nascent polypeptide-associated complex subunit alpha, muscle-specific form-like isoform X2 → MFGEGYCCLSPLSNPAWSLRLSDFKLQCFLGGMLYQVGLHNSPFFSPPPPFFISFCLSPAVLPMSSALSVAAALGQPGPTLPPPCSPAPQQCPLSTANQAAPFPSPSTIASTPFEVPFTQSSSGTALPLGTAPEAPTFLPNLIGPPISPAALALASPMIAPTLKGTPSSSAPLALVALAPHSVQKSSAFPPNLLSSPPSVAVAESGSVISLSAPIAPSEPKTNLIKVPSEVVPNPKGTSSPPCIVSTVPYHCVTPVASVQSGMASLPQTTPTTSLAITSPQVKDTTISSALTSPQNPGSLSLKGPVSPSAALPLSTQCLPVVTSYQKTAGPNTPPDLPVYLGSHLAPLHQSSFGSVQPLGQTSPSALTDPTVKTISIDHSSTGASYPSQRSVIPPLPSRNEVVPATVAAFPVVAPSVDRGPSTITSITYSPSGSLNVATSSSLSPTTPLIFKSSPNATHHYPLVAQMPVSSVGTTPLVVTNPCTIDAAATTFEVATCVSPPISSGPISNIEPTSPAALVMAPVAPKEPSTQVATTLRIPVSPPLPDPEDLKNLPSSVLVKFPTQKDLQTVPASPDGAAFSPAQAELTTKKDPAVLPLAQTACKNSPSFQSTSSSPEISLSPETTVAKKSLGGPLPIGKPTSTVTSPLGVNSSASVIKTDSFADPDSAGLLLKSSLITPTVTAFPLQSADPAGVAPTVAKAPADEDELPPLIPPEPISGGVPFQSVLVNMPTPKAAGIPVPTPSAKQPVMKNNKGICLGLPCAWCVCCPHPSWGLPTNTKPVMRHFLK, encoded by the exons ATGTTTGGGGAAGGTTATTGTTGCCTGTCACCTTTATCTAATCCTGCGTGGTCACTTAGACTGTCAGATTTTAAACTCCAGTGTTTCCTAGGAGGCATGTTGTACCAAGTTGGGCTGCATAACTCACCTtttttctccccccccccccctttcttTATCTCCTTTTGCCTTTCTCCAGCTGTGCTACCTATGTCTTCAGCCTTGAGTGTCGCTGCTGCCTTAGGGCAGCCTGGACCTACCCTCCCCCCTCCTTGCTCTCCTGCCCCACAACAGTGCCCTCTGTCGACTGCTAACCAGGCTGCCCCATTCCCTTCCCCCTCTACTATTGCCTCGACCCCTTTTGAAGTTCCTTTTACCCAGTCATCCTCTGGAACAGCCCTACCTTTGGGAACTGCCCCTGAAGCCCCAACCTTCCTACCAAACCTAATAGGGCCTCCCATCTCCCCAGCTGCCTTAGCTCTGGCCTCTCCCATGATAGCTCCAACTCTGAAAGGGACCCCTTCCTCTTCAGCTCCCTTAGCTCTGGTTGCCCTGGCTCCCCACTCAGTTCAGAAGAGTTCTGCTTTTCCACCTAACCTTCTTTCTTCACCTCCTTCAGTGGCTGTAGCTGAGTCAGGGTCAGTGATATCCCTGTCAGCTCCCATTGCTCCCTCAGAACCAAAGACTAATCTTATTAAAGTTCCCTCTGAGGTAGTCCCTAATCCAAAAGGCACCTCCAGTCCTCCATGTATAGTCAGTACGGTTCCTTACCACTGTGTGACTCCTGTGGCCTCTGTTCAATCTGGAATGGCCTCCCTTCCTCAGACAACACCTACAACTTCCCTAGCCATCACTTCCCCTCAAGTCAAAGATACCACCATTTCCTCAGCTCTGACTTCTCCGCAAAACCCAGGAAGCCTCAGCCTGAAGGGGCCTGTTAGTCCATCTGCTGCCTTACCTCTTTCAACTCAGTGTCTTCCTGTGGTGACCTCTTATCAAAAGACTGCGGGTCCCAACACCCCCCCAGATCTTCCCGTTTATCTGGGCTCTCATCTTGCACCTTTACATCAGAGTTCTTTTGGTTCTGTCCAACCTTTAGGTCAAACAAGTCCCAGTGCTTTGACAGACCCTACAGTGAAGACCATTTCTATAGATCATTCTTCCACAGGGGCCTCTTATCCTTCTCAGAGATCTGTaattcctccccttccttccagaAATGAGGTAGTTCCTGCTACTGTGGCTGCCTTTCCAGTGGTGGCTCCATCTGTTGACAGAGGTCCCTCTACCATCACTAGCATAACCTACAGCCCTTCTGGCTCCTTAAATGTAGCTACCTCTTCTTCATTATCTCCTACAACCCCTCTCATTTTCAAAAGCTCTCCTAATGCCACTCATCATTATCCTTTAGTGGCCCAAATGCCTGTTTCTTCTGTTGGAACCACCCCACTTGTGGTGACTAACCCCTGTACAATTGATGCAGCAGCTACTACCTTTGAGGTAGCTACTTGTGTTTCTCCTCCAATTTCATCAGGTCCCATAAGTAATATAGAACCAACCTCCCCTGCTGCCTTGGTTATGGCACCTGTGGCTCCCAAAGAGCCTTCTACTCAAGTAGCAACCACTCTGAGGATACCAGTCTCTCCTCCTCTGCCAGACCCTGAGGACCTCAAAAATCTTCCCAGTTCAGTATTGGTTAAATTTCCAACACAAAAAGACCTCCAAACTGTACCTGCCTCTCCTGATGGAGCTGCTTTCTCTCCAGCCCAAGCAGAACTCACCACCAAGAAAGACCCTGCTGTGTTACCATTAGCCCAGACAGCCTGTAAAAATTCCCCTTCTTTCCAAAGTACATCCTCTTCTCCAGAGATATCTCTTTCTCCTGAAACCACTGTAGCAAAGAAAAGCCTTGGAGGCCCTCTCCCTATAGGTAAGCCAACCAGCACTGTGACCTCCCCCCTGGGTGTTAACTCCTCGGCCTCTGTAATCAAGACAGATTCTTTTGCAGACCCAGACTCTGCTGGTCTGCTTCTCAAAAGTTCTCTCATTACCCCAACAGTGACTGCATTTCCTTTGCAAAGTGCTGACCCTGCTGGGGTGGCTCCCACAGTTGCCAAAG CCCCTGCTGATGAGGATGAGCTGCCGCCTCTGATACCCCCGGAACCAATCTCTGGGGGAGTGCCTTTCCAGTCAGTCCTCGTCAACATGCCCACCCCCAAAGCTGCTGGAATCCCTGTCCCAACCCCCTCTGCCAAGCAGCCTGTTATGAAGAACAACAAGGGTATTTGCCTTGGTTTGCCGTGTGCATGGTGTGTCTGTTGCCCACACCCCTCTTGGGGGCTACCCACCAATACTAAACCTGTGATGCGCCACTTTCTCAAGTGA